A region of Allocoleopsis franciscana PCC 7113 DNA encodes the following proteins:
- a CDS encoding YdcF family protein, whose translation MRLIQRKEVWLPTIQGWLFILVFTLTLILFVANHIHSFLAPNFPIKADVLVVEGWMEDYAIKSAMQEFKRGGYQKLITTGTLLEQGHYLSQYKTTAEVSAATLIALGFPPDQLVAVPAPNVVRNRTAASAVALREWISQSNLKIKSMNLCSSDVHARRSWLMFKQALAPKIQVGVISIDSDSYNPKQWWIYSAGVRSIISETIAYLYARFVSWNA comes from the coding sequence ATGCGTTTAATCCAGCGGAAAGAAGTCTGGTTACCAACAATCCAGGGATGGTTATTCATCCTGGTGTTTACCCTGACTTTAATCCTGTTTGTAGCCAATCACATCCATAGTTTCTTGGCTCCCAATTTTCCCATTAAGGCTGATGTTTTAGTTGTAGAAGGCTGGATGGAAGACTATGCCATTAAAAGTGCCATGCAGGAATTTAAACGAGGAGGATATCAAAAATTGATTACTACAGGAACTCTTTTGGAACAAGGACACTATCTGTCCCAATATAAGACGACTGCCGAAGTTTCGGCTGCCACATTGATTGCACTAGGATTCCCTCCCGATCAACTCGTTGCTGTTCCAGCACCTAATGTGGTCAGAAATCGTACCGCCGCTTCTGCCGTTGCCCTGCGTGAATGGATCAGTCAGTCAAATTTAAAGATAAAATCCATGAATCTTTGTTCGAGTGATGTTCATGCCCGCAGGAGTTGGCTAATGTTCAAGCAAGCCCTTGCTCCCAAAATTCAAGTCGGCGTGATTAGCATAGACTCAGATAGTTACAATCCAAAACAATGGTGGATATATAGTGCAGGAGTGCGGTCTATTATTTCTGAAACCATTGCTTATCTCTATGCCCGTTTTGTCAGTTGGAACGCTTGA
- the dprA gene encoding DNA-processing protein DprA — MEERTYWLAWAQVKGVGPVLLRRLQQHFGTLAEAWSANATQLQQVEGFGYQLAGTVVTARSQINPEQLLEQHTAKNPQFWTPADADYPRLLLEIPSAPPVLYYRGQVQSQENQGIKPMVGIVGTREPTEYGKRWTRKMSTALARHGFTVVSGMAAGIDTEAHGGCLQAGGRTWAILGTGVDMIYPPRNRNLYEQIQQQGLVLSEYPAGTQPNRAHFPQRNRIIAGLCRAVLVMEAPTKSGALITAYQANEFCRDVYVLPGRLDDEQSKGCLGLLSRGAHVILNEGHLLEMLGAIPELDSPTQLPLFAQELSQPAPQLEPELAKVLQTLTPEPAPFDSIVQQAGLEAGSVSSALLQLELMGLASQLPGMRYRRS, encoded by the coding sequence GTGGAAGAACGTACCTACTGGCTAGCTTGGGCACAGGTTAAAGGTGTGGGGCCTGTGTTGCTCCGGCGTCTACAACAACATTTTGGTACACTGGCAGAGGCTTGGAGCGCGAATGCTACCCAGTTGCAACAAGTAGAAGGTTTTGGCTATCAGTTGGCTGGGACGGTGGTGACGGCGCGATCGCAAATTAATCCAGAACAGCTCTTAGAACAGCATACCGCCAAAAATCCCCAGTTCTGGACACCGGCTGATGCCGACTATCCCCGCTTACTGCTAGAGATTCCCAGCGCACCCCCAGTTTTGTACTATCGAGGGCAGGTGCAATCCCAGGAAAATCAGGGAATCAAGCCGATGGTAGGCATTGTTGGCACTCGCGAACCGACAGAGTACGGTAAACGCTGGACACGGAAAATGAGTACCGCTTTGGCTCGGCATGGTTTTACCGTTGTCTCTGGCATGGCAGCCGGCATTGATACAGAAGCGCACGGCGGCTGTTTGCAGGCGGGTGGACGGACATGGGCTATTTTGGGAACCGGTGTTGATATGATTTATCCCCCACGCAACCGGAATCTTTACGAACAAATTCAGCAGCAGGGATTAGTGTTAAGTGAATATCCCGCCGGAACTCAGCCCAATCGCGCTCACTTTCCCCAGCGCAATCGCATTATTGCAGGTTTGTGTCGCGCTGTTCTGGTGATGGAAGCCCCTACTAAGTCCGGGGCGCTGATTACGGCGTATCAAGCGAATGAGTTTTGCCGGGATGTTTATGTGTTGCCGGGACGACTGGATGATGAGCAGTCCAAAGGGTGCTTGGGGCTGTTGAGCCGAGGTGCTCATGTGATTTTAAATGAAGGTCATTTGTTGGAAATGTTGGGAGCCATCCCAGAACTTGACTCTCCCACGCAGTTACCTCTGTTTGCCCAAGAGCTATCTCAACCTGCCCCTCAGTTGGAGCCAGAATTGGCTAAGGTGTTGCAAACGTTAACACCTGAACCGGCTCCTTTTGATTCAATTGTGCAGCAAGCCGGTTTGGAGGCGGGTTCGGTTTCAAGCGCCCTGTTGCAATTAGAACTGATGGGATTGGCGTCTCAGTTACCAGGGATGCGCTATCGACGGAGTTGA
- a CDS encoding alpha-mannosidase: MTDPATSSERGHEINQAITQLRALTQVNVQLHWRCCPQDLPVAMATHPEQWNDWSMAELNPKEYIVWSAGRQVMWLGQLFVIPQTLQGYPLAGLALRLALTWWAEAAQIFINGQLVQQGDLFDSSARVMLSEAVVPGEKISVALRLVSPGHDIGALMGSCCVYESIDSIEPGFVADELAVLQNYLDAFEPEKIEIFAAALVEINWEVVSQKQEFDGSLSTLRQNLQSQIPNPKSKIHLLGHAHLDLAWLWPVSETWEVAQRTFESVLKLQQEFPDLTFCHSTPALYAWIEQHRPDLFAAIKQQIAQGRWEVVGGMWVEPELNLINGESIVRQILYAQRYVQEKFGQLTTVAWVPDSFGFCWQLPQILKQGGIEYFVTQKLHWNDTTKFPYGVFWWRSPDGSQIFSLMSPPNTVGVMDTNPLTMASYAINWETQTHLKDAFWLPGVGDHGGGPTRDMLQVAKRSLASPFFPRLEFTTAHAYLQQIRTQLETVGAGLADKPVEDSITSPQNPPDSAVQESISPSPDPIPVWNDELYLEFHRGCYTTHADQKRWNRRCEGLLYQAELFASLATLSTNTDYPKTELEDAWKKVLFNQFHDILPGTSIPEVFVEANTAWQEVEQVGLKVVEQSLRGIASQIALPLPPQPNAQPIIVFNPLNWQHSELVAVSLPGTGDWGQQQVNRQNSNPQSSAESTEASWEIYDLSGQKLPSQLTEESTLLFLAKDIPSIGYRVFWLCPIPIPHSPFPIPHSPDNFVLENEWLRVVVDPNTGDLSSVFDKIQQREVLSGAGNQLQAFQDSGQYWDAWNIDPNYAQHPLPPTQLKSIQWMERGELRSRLRVVRQLGQSQFCQDYILDTESPLLKIATTVDWQERHVLVKAGFPLNVEANYATYEIPCGAIQRPTRPQTPAEQAKWEVSALHWADIGDTEYGVSLLNDCKYGYDAQASQLRLTLLRSPCWPDSEADRGIHQFTYVLYPHNGSWQSAGTVQRGYELNIPLIVLNNSPVEICSHKPLQPMGQLLDLQAPNLVLMAFKQSEDASGQWIIRCYECEGASADLSLKSDLDLAIAHSVDLLERPIQTCEPLSSEQTFKIAPWKIATFALMPTSNHHVG; the protein is encoded by the coding sequence ATGACTGACCCTGCGACCTCGTCAGAGCGAGGGCACGAAATTAATCAAGCCATTACCCAGTTACGTGCCCTAACACAAGTGAATGTTCAGCTTCACTGGCGCTGCTGTCCTCAAGACCTTCCAGTCGCAATGGCTACTCATCCAGAGCAGTGGAACGACTGGTCAATGGCTGAACTCAACCCCAAAGAATACATTGTCTGGTCAGCAGGACGGCAGGTCATGTGGTTAGGTCAACTCTTCGTCATTCCCCAGACTTTGCAGGGGTATCCTTTAGCGGGATTAGCCTTGCGACTCGCGTTGACTTGGTGGGCAGAAGCTGCACAAATTTTCATTAATGGTCAGTTAGTGCAACAAGGAGATTTGTTTGATTCCTCCGCTAGAGTAATGCTGAGTGAGGCGGTTGTTCCAGGGGAAAAGATTTCGGTTGCCTTGCGACTGGTGAGTCCGGGGCATGATATTGGGGCATTAATGGGTTCGTGCTGTGTATATGAATCAATTGATTCTATTGAACCCGGTTTTGTGGCTGATGAATTAGCTGTATTACAGAACTATTTAGATGCTTTTGAGCCAGAGAAAATAGAGATTTTTGCCGCTGCTTTGGTTGAGATTAATTGGGAGGTAGTATCGCAGAAGCAAGAATTTGACGGCTCGCTCTCCACATTACGCCAAAATCTTCAATCCCAAATCCCAAATCCCAAATCTAAAATCCATTTATTGGGTCATGCTCACCTAGATTTGGCTTGGTTATGGCCTGTCAGTGAAACTTGGGAAGTCGCGCAACGAACGTTTGAATCAGTATTAAAGTTACAACAAGAATTTCCCGACTTAACCTTCTGCCATTCCACGCCCGCCCTTTATGCTTGGATTGAACAGCATCGGCCTGATTTATTTGCTGCTATTAAACAACAAATTGCCCAAGGTCGTTGGGAAGTTGTGGGTGGGATGTGGGTCGAGCCAGAATTAAACTTAATTAATGGTGAATCGATTGTCCGACAAATCCTCTACGCCCAGCGCTACGTTCAGGAAAAATTCGGTCAGTTAACCACCGTTGCCTGGGTACCGGATAGCTTCGGGTTCTGTTGGCAACTGCCGCAGATTTTGAAGCAGGGAGGAATTGAATACTTTGTGACCCAAAAGCTGCACTGGAATGATACTACCAAGTTTCCCTATGGTGTATTCTGGTGGCGATCGCCGGATGGTAGCCAAATCTTCAGCCTCATGTCTCCCCCCAATACTGTCGGTGTCATGGATACCAATCCCCTGACAATGGCATCCTACGCGATTAATTGGGAAACTCAGACTCATCTCAAAGATGCCTTCTGGCTTCCTGGTGTTGGCGATCATGGCGGTGGCCCGACCCGCGATATGTTACAGGTAGCAAAACGCTCTCTTGCATCTCCCTTCTTCCCCCGTCTGGAATTTACGACCGCTCATGCCTATTTGCAACAGATTAGGACTCAGCTAGAAACTGTAGGGGCAGGTTTAGCAGACAAACCTGTAGAAGACTCGATAACCTCTCCACAAAACCCGCCTGATTCAGCCGTCCAAGAAAGTATTTCCCCGTCCCCAGATCCGATTCCCGTTTGGAATGATGAACTCTATCTAGAATTCCATCGTGGTTGCTACACCACTCACGCCGACCAAAAGCGATGGAATCGTCGGTGTGAGGGGTTATTGTACCAAGCCGAACTCTTTGCCTCTCTGGCAACCCTCAGTACTAACACTGACTATCCTAAGACTGAGTTAGAAGACGCCTGGAAAAAGGTGTTATTTAACCAATTCCACGACATTCTGCCAGGGACATCGATTCCGGAAGTGTTTGTGGAGGCGAATACCGCTTGGCAGGAAGTGGAGCAAGTAGGGTTAAAAGTAGTGGAACAGTCGTTAAGAGGGATCGCATCCCAAATCGCCCTACCCCTACCCCCACAACCCAACGCCCAACCCATTATCGTCTTCAACCCTCTCAACTGGCAGCATTCCGAACTGGTTGCCGTTTCTCTGCCAGGGACTGGAGACTGGGGACAGCAACAAGTCAACCGTCAAAATTCCAATCCCCAATCCTCTGCTGAGTCAACAGAAGCATCATGGGAAATTTACGACCTTTCAGGGCAAAAGCTTCCCTCCCAGCTAACGGAAGAATCAACACTGTTGTTTCTGGCAAAAGATATTCCTTCCATCGGGTATCGTGTGTTTTGGCTTTGCCCAATTCCAATTCCCCATTCCCCATTCCCCATTCCCCATTCCCCAGACAATTTTGTTTTAGAGAACGAATGGCTGAGGGTTGTAGTTGACCCCAACACGGGCGACTTAAGCAGCGTCTTTGACAAAATCCAGCAGCGAGAAGTCCTCAGTGGTGCAGGAAATCAGTTGCAAGCTTTCCAAGATAGCGGTCAATATTGGGATGCCTGGAACATTGACCCCAACTATGCTCAGCACCCCTTACCCCCAACCCAGCTAAAATCCATTCAATGGATGGAACGAGGAGAGTTGCGATCGCGTTTGCGGGTTGTGCGCCAACTTGGACAATCTCAGTTTTGCCAGGATTATATCCTTGATACTGAATCACCCCTACTTAAAATTGCCACAACCGTAGACTGGCAGGAACGCCATGTCTTAGTCAAAGCGGGTTTCCCCTTAAATGTGGAAGCGAACTATGCCACGTATGAAATTCCCTGTGGTGCTATCCAACGCCCAACTCGCCCCCAAACTCCCGCCGAACAAGCCAAATGGGAAGTTTCAGCTTTGCATTGGGCAGACATTGGGGATACAGAATACGGCGTTAGTTTACTCAACGATTGTAAATACGGCTACGATGCCCAAGCCAGTCAATTACGCCTGACGTTACTTCGCAGTCCTTGTTGGCCTGATTCTGAAGCCGACCGAGGTATCCATCAATTCACTTATGTTCTCTACCCTCACAACGGCAGTTGGCAGTCAGCCGGTACGGTTCAACGAGGCTATGAGCTAAATATACCGCTGATAGTGCTCAATAACTCTCCTGTAGAGATATGTAGCCATAAACCTCTACAACCGATGGGTCAATTGTTAGATTTGCAAGCTCCCAATCTTGTCTTGATGGCTTTTAAGCAATCAGAAGACGCCTCTGGGCAATGGATTATCCGCTGTTATGAATGTGAAGGCGCATCAGCCGATTTATCGCTCAAGAGTGATTTAGATTTAGCGATCGCACATTCTGTTGATTTATTAGAACGACCTATCCAGACTTGTGAACCTTTGTCAAGTGAACAAACTTTTAAAATTGCTCCCTGGAAAATCGCCACGTTTGCCTTAATGCCTACCTCAAATCACCACGTCGGGTGA